Proteins encoded within one genomic window of Halocatena marina:
- a CDS encoding DNA-directed RNA polymerase subunit B'', with protein sequence MNREDRRTISREYFSRDRLAAHHFRSFNGFLERGMQNVVDEKERINTDIGDKEGQEPVWVELGNVRVTTPRVREADGSEELQYPQEARLRNITYAAPVFMEMTIVRGGVDEEEHIVDQSETKVGRMPIMVGSNKCNITGFSDEELIEIGEDPADPGGYFIVNGSERVLMTSEDLAPNKILAEYDTKYGDEIQVAKTFSQRRGYRALVLCERNREGLLEVSFPSVSGSINFVTLVRALGLESDEEIVHRVSDDPEVVKFMLENLEAAEVQSTIEAIEALGKRVAQGQGKNYQLKRANYVIDRYLLPHLHEDGIEEEEVRLNKAFYLCRMAEACFELALNRREADDKDHYANKRLKVSGDLMRDLFRTALNKLARDVKYQLERANMRNRRLSVNTVVRSDVLTERLEHPIATGNWVGGRSGVSQLVDRTDYMGVLSHLRRLRSPLSRSQPHFEARDLHATQWGRICPSETPEGPNCGLVKNFAQAMELSQDIEDERTLKRELSAMGVRGIAGLDTLERTAGD encoded by the coding sequence ATGAACAGAGAAGACCGACGTACGATCTCTCGCGAGTATTTCTCCCGTGACCGCCTCGCTGCTCACCATTTCCGCTCATTCAATGGATTTCTTGAACGCGGGATGCAGAACGTCGTCGACGAAAAGGAGCGTATTAACACCGATATAGGCGACAAAGAGGGACAAGAGCCCGTGTGGGTAGAACTCGGCAACGTTCGAGTTACTACACCGCGGGTACGCGAAGCAGACGGAAGCGAAGAATTACAGTATCCACAAGAAGCCCGGCTCAGAAACATCACATACGCCGCCCCTGTGTTCATGGAAATGACTATCGTCCGCGGTGGCGTGGACGAAGAAGAACACATTGTCGACCAATCCGAGACGAAAGTCGGCCGGATGCCGATCATGGTCGGCTCGAATAAGTGCAATATCACCGGCTTCTCTGATGAGGAACTCATCGAGATCGGGGAAGATCCTGCTGATCCAGGCGGCTACTTCATCGTCAATGGTTCAGAGCGCGTGCTGATGACCTCAGAAGACCTCGCGCCCAATAAGATCCTCGCAGAGTACGATACGAAGTACGGCGATGAGATTCAAGTCGCAAAAACGTTCTCGCAACGCCGAGGATACAGAGCCCTCGTTCTCTGTGAACGAAACCGCGAAGGGCTGCTTGAAGTGTCCTTCCCGTCTGTCTCCGGTAGCATTAATTTTGTTACATTAGTTCGAGCACTTGGATTGGAGTCGGATGAAGAGATCGTCCACCGAGTGAGCGACGACCCCGAGGTCGTGAAGTTCATGCTCGAAAACTTAGAGGCCGCAGAGGTCCAATCGACGATCGAAGCCATCGAAGCGCTCGGTAAGCGTGTCGCGCAGGGACAGGGGAAAAACTACCAGCTCAAGCGTGCAAACTACGTCATCGATCGATATCTCCTCCCTCACCTTCACGAAGACGGTATCGAGGAAGAGGAGGTCCGATTGAACAAGGCATTTTACCTCTGTCGGATGGCTGAGGCGTGCTTCGAACTCGCGCTCAACCGACGCGAGGCTGACGATAAAGATCACTACGCGAACAAGCGACTCAAGGTGTCCGGCGACCTGATGCGCGATCTGTTCCGGACGGCGCTAAACAAGCTTGCTCGAGACGTGAAGTACCAACTCGAACGAGCAAACATGCGTAATCGAAGACTCTCAGTGAATACCGTCGTTCGATCTGATGTCCTTACTGAGCGGCTGGAGCATCCGATCGCAACGGGTAACTGGGTCGGTGGACGGTCGGGCGTCTCACAGCTCGTCGACCGAACAGATTACATGGGCGTTCTGTCACACCTTCGCCGACTTCGAAGTCCGCTTTCGCGGAGCCAGCCTCACTTCGAGGCGCGTGACCTGCACGCGACCCAGTGGGGACGTATCTGTCCCTCTGAGACACCAGAAGGACCGAACTGTGGACTCGTGAAGAACTTCGCGCAGGCGATGGAGCTCTCACAGGATATCGAAGACGAACGAACATTGAAGCGAGAACTTTCTGCAATGGGCGTACGAGGAATCGCTGGTCTCGATACGCTTGAGCGAACTGCTGGTGATTAA